The Bactrocera dorsalis isolate Fly_Bdor chromosome 3, ASM2337382v1, whole genome shotgun sequence genomic interval TAACAAGCATTTGGGGCACaaaaaacccgcacgtaatcgtcgtgaagccaatgcacccagcacgaatcactgtatggtgcggattttggtcttgtgaaatcatcggcccatttttcttcgaaaatgaagaaggaaccccCGTAACCATCattggtgagcgatatcgcgctatgttaaccgaattttttttcaagcaaattgaagagaaagacttggacaacatttggttccagcaggacggcgctacatgccacacagctaacgctacactcaatcttttacgccctatcttcgaaaatcgcataatcagcaaaagaggtgatgtgaattggcctcccagaagctgcgatttaattccgttggactattttttgtggggagctgttaaagataaatgttacgccagccatccagaaacaattctaGATCTAAAGTACCaccgagaaagtactccaaaattgggtggatcaaataagctactgtaaactcagccgtggtggttGTTCTccacaaatcaatttcataaaacaaccttttaaataaatgttagacgtttgaaaaatataaagccgtttttttttattgactttttaaatttgaaattttatatggcccaccctgtatACATAGCTATAAGGCCGAAAAAAGCGAGttttccagatttttttctgagaaaacttttaagtttattaatcaaaaaatttgtacacatattgtGGTAtcttttaactatattttgagACTTGGTAttagtacaaatatttatttggaaagaaacTATAGTTGATCTGCGAGAGCTTCTCTCAAAAACGACcttttgcggtgaccactatatATCTGAACTAAATCCTCTGAAACTAAAAAACCCAACAGCTTTCGTTAAAAAGATGTTAAGCCTTGTAAACTAaaagaaataagcaaaataaaattttttttgacaaaatggcggtttctcaaaaaatttttatttttgaccaaaaattccTAAAAACTTTTAAACTCTTTATACAAAAGAAGTATCTATCGGTGGAAAAACATCTCTAAATACTaaagaatatatttatgaaGCTTGTGTTAACTTTTATGACTAAACGGTTTAACCTTTTTCGAagtaatgttggtcaccgaTTAATGGCCTTGTAGTTTTAAGCACTTTGAAacggttttaaattttgtgtgtaacttcgaaaatatatgAACGGTGTAAAATGttctgtgtgtattcttaaatatatgtacaagtacaggaaaaaaaagaaaaacctatttttttttaattctaaaagtACTATATAACTCCGCTTTTACACGATATGGACATGGAGAGCAATTATCAATTATCTAATGGAATAGTATTTCTAAAGTCAAAACTCCAAAAGATATTTCCATAGTTAATCGAAGACAAAGAACTGTCCAAACAATGACTTAACTCTACATTTTTCTACagtttattatttacaattctCAGGATATGGTGTAACTACTACATCATTATTTATTAGCCACTAAAGCTGATACTTTTTGTATTGTTAAGGTTTAATTATATTATCCTTTtcaatgaataataataatacttcctcattaattttaattgttttgatgattttgacAAACAAACTCAAAACTTTCCTTGAAAAAAAGGTCTTTAATCGTGGGTTATTGTTGAATGAGAAATTGACTACCTGTTTCAAAGTAGTTTGAAGGTCGAACAATTTAAAggagttacaacaacaacagttgttGTTCTCAGCTACCTGAACTACACGTGATGACGTGACGCAAGGGTATAAAACCCGAGGTCCTTTGCATATCAATTTCATACTCGCACAATCTTCGAACGTGTTAACAGCTCCCAAATACAGATACTGAAAATGTCAGGAAATATTTATGACTTCATGGCTAGCCCCGAATTAAAACGTCGTAACGAAGTCGAAGACTACAAAAAGCAGCGCCTAGAAGCGCCAATTCCACAAAATCCGGAAAACGATTTGCAAGCAATTGCAATAGAAGAAGAGGCGCCCAGAGAAATAACACTTGGACCAAGTGGCACAACTGTGAAAGAGAATGATTTTGAGCGGATACGATGGTTCTCCGCTGCACTTGCCACACGCAATCTATTGACTTTGTTGTTCGACGAGGAGACTTTGGCCACCCACACCATCAACAGGCTATCGCACACATTCCATTTGCAGGATCGTGTGCTGAAACCAACATTGGATTTTGAGAAAGTGTCTGATGCCATTTATTGTATTCAACGAAGGTTTGGTTGTTCGGAAATGGAGGTTCGGGAATTGATCATAATGACATGCTCCAACATGGCCAGAACGTTGCAATCCAGACGAATTTAAATTACGTAGGGAAATGTTAGCTGTTTAAttttaagatatacatacatatgtgtggtaTTTATTGGAATAATATTgaaatgttataaatattaagggtttttaatttaatatttaggttTTTAGAGATCTTTGTTAACTTCTGCGGTAATGACTTAGagattacaataataaaattatcatTGAATCTGAAATGTTCCAGACTATTCTTTTCTCTTTCTACAAAGAAGAGATCATCCCAAAAAAtagcttttcaaaataaaacgaattaaAGTTAGTTATCTATCTGTTTTCGTCTATGTCATTATTATTTTAGGTAATGTTTAAGGGGTTATTCGGGTTTCTTTGGGTAAAAAACAGGAAATTAAAGGAATTTTTTCTCACATgttttaatagaattttttgcttttataattctgaaatttgaaaaaacaaatattttaaactcggccattggcGCCATTTCCAGTGATCTCTCGGAAAAAATCATCATcaatccaaagtgaaaaaattaagtattttagttaaaaccttaccTTGGAACTTAGATGCAGGATAAAAATTGAGCATTGggtttttggcagacatttttacaaaaaaaataaaaatttttgcctttttcttaaaaaaaaatgtttacaagtctTTAAGAACTGTATGTCAAAgacctgtgcaaaatttcaaaaagatcggtggagtagttctcgagaaatcttgccaaccgacttctataacacagtttcgagaaaaacgcgtttaaagacggcgtaCTTAACATAGCTAGCGCAAAAGTACTCAAGGccgtatctccgaaactattactcggatcaagaATGGGTATAGAATCTAATAAGACAatacaaaatagattttttgaaacccgtaaacccatgtaaccatGTTCGGAGCGCtcgaactttaaacgcgtttttttcaaAGACATactttttaaactggcggacattccggacgaactactcaaccgatttgcctaattttttttttaatgttcacgaAACGCCTGGCTATAGTCCCTattagattcataattttttataatttattgacaacgttatgacaaaatttatgtaaaagaacatggggaaaaattaaaaaagaaacgttaattacttttttatttatcaatcatattcatattctaatttttttatgattctaTTGGGGAAGATAATCATTCACgcactttttaagaataaatttggtttttgtgtttcagatgatccaaacatgagaaatcgtgtcgggcagtgaaaaaacgcatctaaTTCACCCAGcctacactccacgatatacctcatgatatgtgaaaggagttctataaaaataaaaataaataaaaattttcaaaaaatgtcaaaaaacaggccagataaCCCTACTGACCTCTTAAAGTTTGCTGTATATTTATCATGTAatg includes:
- the LOC125777011 gene encoding protein insensitive-like translates to MSGNIYDFMASPELKRRNEVEDYKKQRLEAPIPQNPENDLQAIAIEEEAPREITLGPSGTTVKENDFERIRWFSAALATRNLLTLLFDEETLATHTINRLSHTFHLQDRVLKPTLDFEKVSDAIYCIQRRFGCSEMEVRELIIMTCSNMARTLQSRRI